The window TCTTATCGACGATGTCCAGGGCGAGGAGGCCCTCAGGGAGGGCAGCCGGCCATGTGCCGTGCCGGTCAACCGCAGAGAAGACGAAGCTATTCACGAGAGAGAGAGCCACGAAGAAGGCTGCTGGAATGCAGCCAATTCTCTGCACAGCCATTAATGCGCTCATATATTGGATGTAGAATCTGGTGAAGGGAAGAAGAGGCTATTATATATACTAAGAGATTGAAGGAAGCAAGGGAGAGTTAcaaagaagatgcagaaaaacTCCTCATTTCCCATGGAAAACTTGGTCAACCAAATCTAAGATGACCGGAAGAGATCGATGGTTTATACACGCAAGCTTCGAGGAGACATCGAGAGGGTAGATTGATCGGAACCACCTCATGCAGTTTGACTAATTTCCATTACAAACACCCGTCCTGCAATTATCCAAGTGCTCTCAAATGAACACAGTGTTTCCCACAGTCGTCTCTCGTGGTGGGTGTGCTATTGTCGACAAACATGAACAGACATGCATGCCTGCCAAGTGGATTTACTAGTATAATAGCAAATAAATTCTTTAATTCGCATGCATGATGTTGACGACTTGACGTACATCGAATCGCTAATGACACCAACCTGGGATTTTGGAAGTGGCGTTAAGCCGTCGCTTTATAGAATAACATACTGGAGGATACACACATCACATAGCTAAGCAAACAAGGAATATGAATTCATTTTAATTCATCTTTGATATGAATTACATATGAGAATATACATAATATTATGAGCATCCATTAGGTTATTATACATGCATGATGGTAGAGCAAAAAGCACGGGTTTTGGAAACAAAGATCACGATGTCAACCGGATGACTTTCAACTGCACTCTGAGGAGCCTTACAAGTCTTAGAGTCGTGCTTCACGTTACAGTGGAATTGCATGAGTTTGACTTTGACTTAAGAAGCAGTGGCGTTTTTCCATTTTTGCATTTATGGCCTATATATCTACCTGATTTCATATTCACACAATCCAAAAGCTTTATTTTAACGTCTTACATTATGTATATTGAACAGTTTTTTACCCTATTAAATGATAGGACGACAAGACAACCAGCTGAAGTCCTCGGAAAGAGACAAAACTCGAAGGAAGAAAGAGAACCGTCATCATAAATCTGTGACCTGAAACCTTCAATGCGTTTTTTTTGGCCACAGAAAACTACAACCTCTCGTAAAGAAACTACAACCGATTTGTCGCCACCGTGATAGATTGTGTTTGTGTGTGTACATACATCATCTGAAGACAAGGGATGAGACAAATCCGAAGAGTTCGATAGAACACGGAACGTATCTTAAGCTTATGCTGCATATGGTGATACTGATCATGGATTTTAGGGTCAGTGGTGAGCAGCCAGCAGCCCGTCCAAGGGAAGAAGATGACCCATTCTTGTCATGGGTCCCCTGCTCCTGTTTGTTAGGTCATCTGCTTAGAAATCTCTCACATAAGCTTTGGTTCGTATGATATCAAACCGAATGATAGTAAAAGCCCTTCGCTGACCGTTTAGGTTGACCGAATCACCTCCGTCTTTGTTTATCCAGGAACAAGAAGGATCTTCTCGAGATACGATGCTTGACGTCCTCCACGATTCCCTGGTTCTCCTACGTGTCAACACAAAGATACGAGCCATGACGTGATACACCACGCGTGCATCGTCAACCTTCTTCGGTACAGCATACGACTGACAAATCTTATTCGTTCGTATACAGATATGACCATATCCGCTGTATTCGTTCGACAATTGTACGCTCGAAAGCATGCCGTGACCTGGGCGTTGTATCATCAGATGTGTCACAGGGATTCGGAAGAGATCATGATTTCGGACCGAATGTTTCTTTTGCGGGTAGAATTCCACACGTAGTGCCGAAATCTCTGCGTAGGTTGCCGGTTATGGTCGACCAGCAACATTGTGGAGTCAACAGTGAAATCTTTATTGGATATGAGATGGATTTGCCGCCGACCAAATCTTGTTCCAAGGCTCCGTTTCAAAGGAACACTATGGAAGCAAGCTTGTCGAGGACCTTTGAAGGTGGCAGTGGAGTGGAGGATTCTGATACAGTGATGTAAAGTGCTTGGATACCCAAATCTTGAACGCAAGTGCCGTTGACACCAAAGCTTTCCAAGGAGGATGTTTGCTACGCTGATGTGGAAAGCCGAGGATATTAAATCTTGATTAGTAGAAACCCTTGCACTAATGTTGACCCGATTTTAGTCAAATAATTTGTTTTTGACTTTGTGCCTACCTATTATAAGAAGCTACTTCACAACCTCTTCCCTAATTTATGTTCTTGTCGTGGAAAAATTCTTTTGAAAAGCTAAActattttttctcttcttcttcaatcCTTCCCACCATGTTAATATCAGATTGTTATGCACAAAATAGAGATGACATTCAAGTCGAATTTGAGATGAGCTAAAATGGATTAATAGTTAGTCAGGTTCGAAAATTTATATAGTGAAATTCCATTATCATATACATACAATGATAAAATTGGGTTGGACAAAATAGCTGATTGGACGTGGTCATGACCTAACTCGTGACGAAATGAGGCAACTCTTTCTAGAACGGAGACAAGTTGGCCGCATGCACGATACGGTGGAAGGAACGAACACACAAATCTTGAGACGACCCGATTCTTGACCTAACTCCCGTGCCGTCTCGGCGCTCGTCGAGATCCAGTGGGCGAACTGTCACGTGGAATGAACTTCTAGAACGGCATGCACAACGTTCGGGAGACGCGACTGTGAGCGCGACTCAAGTAGCGTGGGCCATGAGATACGTGCAACCCACTTCGGCAGCGTTGTCGTCGGCCCGACCCAAGTTACGAGTCCAGCAACAAGAAAATCTGACCTTTACCTCATCATTTCCTTCAATTTTGGATCACTTATTTTCTCCcacatttttttctattttcttcattttataAAATAGATTTGTTGATTAGCAACATCTTTTTCTTCCCTcctcttttttgttcttccataTCTTCATTTCTGCAGCAATTCTTGCTCAGCTTTCTTCATGCAGAAACCACAAGAAAATCTCTGACAGTAATATACATCGAGATCTCCAGTTTTATTCAGGCATCTAAATTGCTAAATCACCTTTTGGATGCTGACAATAATATGCATCCGGTGATACATTTTAGCTTCAAGAACTAAAGGATGCTGGCCTTCCATTTCATTCGATCACCTGTCTTGAATCCATCAAAGCATCTGCAAGCTTTTTTATGTAGGTATCTTCTTGGTCAACTGGATCATTCCTATGTGGTATACCTTTTTCCTCCCTTGCTTCTTCCGCATCAGGCCTGCGTAGCATTTGGATGTCCGAAGACAACCCGGAGTTGATTCGAGAGGAATCATCTTTGTTATGCTGTCTTCCGGTTGTGTGTGCTTCCATTCCTGCTAATCGATCGGTTGAGCTATCATATGAACTTCTTCGAATCACATCATCAGCAGAACAAGTGGAGAAGGATGCTCCTTTCTCTGGAATCTCAGACCATGTTCCTGtgttttgtttgccttttccaaGAACTAGCTTTTTGAGCTTGCTGAGAAACTTTGCTTCGGTTGAGGACGAAGCATTAATGGCAGGATCTTCTGGTTCTTCAGAAGATGCttgtgatgaagaagaagaaaaaaattctgAATAAATTTCGGCAAGATTTGAGCTTTTCTCCGTAGCACCCGAATCGGCGTACTCCAGTATGAGCTGTTTGGCCTTCGCTTCGGATTTGGGACTCAAACTCTTGCTGAGATCTCTTGCAACTGTTGTTCCTGGAGGTGGCTGGTAGTTCCTCAGCTCGTACCTTAAACAAGCATTCACCCATCGAAGATACACCAATTCCTCAGCGTCGGCATAACGATCTGCTCGGAGCTGCTCAATCTCCTCCATCAGTTCTCGATTCGCTTCCCTCGAGCGGTCTGCTTCCTCCGATGCTTCTACCTGCAAATCATGTTACTTTGATTTAACTGCAGTCACGAACTGAAGACGAAGAAGTCATCCGATGGAAGACACACCGAGACAAACCTCTGCACCCTGGAGAACTTGAGAAGCCGCAGCAGTCATTTGTGTGGATGCCAACTTCATCACCAAACCTGAATTCTCCTCTGCAAGCCTTGAATTGACCATTCTGAGTTCTACAGTCTCGTCTTCCAATCCCTTCAACTTCTTCTCCAACTCTGCATCGTTTACCTCATCCCTCTGCTCCCTGCACTGCAGCGAACTGATCCTTTGGTGAAGGGAGGCCATTATCTCTTTTGCTTGCTCCCTGTCCGCTTTCAACTTCTGCTTGGAAACCTTAATCTTTGCTCTTGACGCCTCGAGCTCATTCCTTGTCCTTGAATGATCGGCCAGCTGTGATTCCAGCCTCCGCTTGTCATCCTGCAAGGATTGGATCCTCAAAACATACAATTTAGCCTCGACTGCGCTAATTTTCAATCGATTCTCAAGCTCTTTCGCAGCAGCCTCTTTCTCTTTAGCTCCATGATAAGCTAGCAATTGGAGCTCAAGACTCCTTTTCCTCTCTCGCAGGGACGAAACCAACTCCCTAAGGCTTGCGATCTCCTGCCCCATCGCAGTCTCTGGGGCGGTTTTCATGTCCTTGCTTGTCACCTCAAATTCTTTCATCAGAGTGTCATTCGATTCAGGTAAGACGACGCCCTGTTCGTTGCCTGAGGTACTACTGGTAGAAGACAGCTTCACGGCGGTGGTGGACGTGACGTTGTTGCTCTTTGACAAAGCTTCTTCCTGATAAGAACAAGGCTTAATTTACACGACACAAATCACTTGCGAAGGTTCATCGCAACTTACGCCTTTTGGGATTCGGAGTTCTTCGAGGCGATCGATGCTATCACTCCCACCAGTTTTCGACTCTGCGTATGTCGATGCAATCAAATTCGAATTTTTGATCTCCAGTCAAATCTTCATGAGGCCATGAGTGATGAATTAAGGAACCTGCAGAGGAGGTTTGACGAGATggcggaggagggggaggagggcgGGAGCGGGGCCGGAGCTGGGAGACGACGAAACCGGCAAAGAAGAGAGCGATTCCGATGCCGAGCACAGGCTTCACGTCACTCCTCCCTCTCGCTACCATCTCCGTCCTTTCCCCACCACTCCAACCACCGTCCGCCGCTGCTGCAGCCGCCGTCCTGCCTATCTCCATAATCACCTCATCGCTACAAGATGACACCTTTACAAAGAAACCCACTTCCCACTCAAACCGAGGAGAGGTGAGAGAAAGGCGTCTCCTTGGCGATCCTTAGCCTTCGAGGTGGATGATATCTTCGTGGTTGGCTTCCTCCAATGTGCCTTTCCGAAGCAAGAGGAGGGGACGGCGAGGCCATGATCTCACACGTCTCCGCTACCTTCCATGCGACCATTGGGACCCACATGTGGAAATACAAATCACAATTACGAGAAGGGTAGGGGAGCGGGTATCGGCAAACGAGTACGAGAAGCATAATTGTGTTTTTGTGAAAGCTAAATTGTGTCACCAAAACGAAGTAACGAACGCTGAGTTTTgtgtttatttttttcctttttttatagcTTTTCAGTTTCTATGGCTGTTTTCTTGTGCTCGTGATAGTTTTTGTTGCATGTCACTGTTCAACGTTGCTTCTCTTTGAGTTACATGCAATTTTGATGTCTTAATTAGttcataaaaggaaaaaaaaaggtaaaaagaaaaaggagagagagagaacaaactcTTCTCCAACTGCATACGAAAGTGTAGTGGGGGACCCACTGATGCATGATAAACGTGAGCCGTTGGAACAGAGTGTAGCATGTGTTTCGGTtgcatgtcatcatcatcatcgtcatccatTTGAGTTACTTGCTGCACCAAGCAGGAGCTTTGACTTCAGCATTCAGACAGTAACTGGCACCAGACATTCATCGATTCACATAAAGAAATCTCAAGCTTATCATCAACTGCTATTTGTGCTGTTAGGTTTGAAACACTTGGATTGACTTAGGTAATAAGCCAGTAGAAGAGAGCAATAGAACAAGCATATGATTCATGCATATGATGATGAATCACAAGACATCCACCGAGTCACCGCACAGTTGTTCATCCAGGCAAAGTGCAAATGTCAAGAACAAGTAGTATCATGACGAGCTTATATCTAAGCTCCAACTTCTTTGTGGCAACATATCCACCACTGACCTTTCGGAGAGTACATCGATCTTACGACTCCATCAGTGGTACTCTCCGCAGTTTATTTTCGCTTCATGGAAGGCTACAGAAACAGCACACGCAGGGACTGCTCCATCTCTCACGCTTGCTTCCACCAGAAAATAAAACGAAAAGGAAATATTATGGTGGGGGGGAGTCACAACCCCCCCCGCGTGTCACTGCACACTGTTTCACGCGTTGCATTGGGGAGCACACCACGCCGACGGTTCCCCACTCCGTCAATGCAACGCGTGAACCAGTGTGCAGTGGGGGCGGAGGAGGGGTAACTTTCTGTTGTGCCCATCATCCGCCGCCCGCGCCCCCTGCCTGTCCTGCACACTGGTTCACGCGTTGCATTGACGGAGTGGGGAACCGTCGGCGTGGTGTGCTCCCCAATGCAACGCGTGAAACAGTGTGCAGTGAcacgcggggggggggggggaggggggggtagcACACCCCGGTGGGTGCAAGGGCAAAACAGAAAGTTACCCCTCCTCCGCCCCCACtgcagaggggggggaggggggggtagcACACCCCGGTGGGTGCAAGGGCAAAACAGAAAGTTACCCCTCCTCGCCGCCATTACCCTCCCACCTGTTAAATGGCACCATCATTACCCTCCGATATCGAAGAGTGCCCTTATAGCTTGTCGGAGGTGCCGCCAAGGGCGGTGGATCAGTTGAGCCCAACAGCACATACTCCCGCGGAGCCTTCGAGTTTCAAGTCCACTGTCGAGAATGAGATCAAGAGCACCTCCAGGAGCTTGATGGAGCTTTTGGCTCCGGCCACCTTCTGCACCGGAATCTTCTACAGCATCCTGTCGATGGTCCTAGAGAATCACTACGACTATCGGCTCTATGAGCCCCTCCATGCCTTCGTCCTCTTAGAGGTGCTGTCAAGTGTGGTGGCCGTCTTCTGTGCCTGCAGGAAGAACTACCGTTGCGAGGTTGAGGTGGGTGGTAATGATATGGAGTCGAAGCTGCTGGATGTTGGGTTCGTCTACTCAATGGTCACCTTTGTGATCCGAATTCTGCTCCAGCTCACCGCCGCCACGTTGCTGTGTGTCGACGCATTCATCTTCATCGGTTGCTTCGCAGGCGGCCTCCTCTACATCTACAAGGTTTGAAGCGATCGATTGATCACGAGGTCATGGATCGAGATTAAGAAAACAATGTTAAtacaataattataatattttcctactattattgaaaaaattataatgtaatacaaaaatattataatataatatattttgttgTGTTACTGTGTATTTCTGATATTGTTGAAAATAATCTagtatagtataaaaatattataattagattgATTCACCGACGGTTAaacgaaaagaataaaaaatgatgGATGATTAGCTATCGAATCAAGGGTGGGTCATTCAATGTTAATCAAGCATGAGATTCGTAGGTCAAGTCGACCCTCCAAACCTCAGCCAatcatcgcaaatgtcatttgggATATACCGAGAAATGAGCAAGCTATATAGAACAGTGATATATTAAAATTTCCTATGCGATACCGAGAAATATGATTTTTGTTGTTCATGAAAAAAAGAATAGAATATAAGAACAATTAcataagaagttttattgaagaaatgaaaaatgcttcaatatATTAACATATTCCCTCTTTTATTTATACTAAGAGAAAGAATTTCCTTTAACAGAATAGAAAATTTTTCTgaacagaataaagagatttccttAGCATGATAAGTTGATCGATCCTTTGATGAAATTATCTCATGCAATTTGTATGGCATTAGAGAAGCTCAAGTGTCATAATCACAAAACAAATCAAGATCAGATGGCCTGCCATCCTTTCATGCTTGTACATGTTAAAATCCAGgtcttatataaataaatactaggAAAGAAATTTGGTCGGGCTAACCTTGGCTGCCACTCTACTACTGTTTCAAAGGTAGGCGTTGGCCATTGACATCTTTTGCAGAGTTCATACAGTGCAGTTCGAGGCTCACCTTTTTGCATTTTGACTGTCAAAGCCACTAAAAGAATAACAAAAAAGTTGATCGATTAACATAAACCACTATCAGGAATAATAACAATTAACAATTCCAGTGACATAAAACCCACAGTAGACATATTTACCGGTAATACCTGATTTACCTGTGGGATGAGAACAGAAACATTATTGGAATTGACTACTTAATCGTGCGGTGTAGGAATCTCAATATTAAAAAGCTATTTCAAAACGAAACTTTTGAGATACCTTCAAACCTTGTGATCAATTGATAGCTTCAAACCTAGTAGATGCAGGGGCCGCCTGCGAAGCAGAAGATGGAGACAAACGCGACGACACGCAACAACGTGGTGGCGGTGAGCTGGACCAGAATCCGGAGCACAAAGGCGAACAGTG of the Musa acuminata AAA Group cultivar baxijiao chromosome BXJ2-10, Cavendish_Baxijiao_AAA, whole genome shotgun sequence genome contains:
- the LOC135625423 gene encoding protein CHUP1, chloroplastic-like, translated to MEIGRTAAAAAADGGWSGGERTEMVARGRSDVKPVLGIGIALFFAGFVVSQLRPRSRPPPPPPPSRQTSSAESKTGGSDSIDRLEELRIPKGEEALSKSNNVTSTTAVKLSSTSSTSGNEQGVVLPESNDTLMKEFEVTSKDMKTAPETAMGQEIASLRELVSSLRERKRSLELQLLAYHGAKEKEAAAKELENRLKISAVEAKLYVLRIQSLQDDKRRLESQLADHSRTRNELEASRAKIKVSKQKLKADREQAKEIMASLHQRISSLQCREQRDEVNDAELEKKLKGLEDETVELRMVNSRLAEENSGLVMKLASTQMTAAASQVLQGAEVEASEEADRSREANRELMEEIEQLRADRYADAEELVYLRWVNACLRYELRNYQPPPGTTVARDLSKSLSPKSEAKAKQLILEYADSGATEKSSNLAEIYSEFFSSSSSQASSEEPEDPAINASSSTEAKFLSKLKKLVLGKGKQNTGTWSEIPEKGASFSTCSADDVIRRSSYDSSTDRLAGMEAHTTGRQHNKDDSSRINSGLSSDIQMLRRPDAEEAREEKGIPHRNDPVDQEDTYIKKLADALMDSRQVIE